A part of Periophthalmus magnuspinnatus isolate fPerMag1 chromosome 19, fPerMag1.2.pri, whole genome shotgun sequence genomic DNA contains:
- the stx4 gene encoding syntaxin-4 isoform X1: MRDRTKELGNKAESSDEDEEGRALVVKPGPSSAKEDKENETFFKKAQEIQEGLQSLKRMVSDLENKQKTVLGVALPEDSMKKELQTLRDAIKTMAGQIQKKLKSIEPKKGENGDGTYISISTRIQRTQHGVLSKEFVELMGHCNTIQAQYRDRNVERIQRQLKITGTNVTDEELDTMLESGQTDVFTQNILNDAKATKQALNEIESRHDEILKLEKSIRDLHEMFQYLAMEVEAQGEMVDRIETNIKQSSNYVEKAKENTAKAVTYQAKARKKKMWIAVCLAILILILVISLFSAFG, translated from the exons ATGCGGGATCGGACAAAAGAATTAGGAAAT AAGGCTGAGTCCTCGGATGAAGATGAGGAGGGCAGAGCGCTCGTGGTCAAGCCTGGACCCTCTTCAGCCAAAGAGGACAAGGAGAACGAAACCTTCTTCAAAAAG GCTCAAGAGATCCAAGAGGGCCTGCAGAGCCTGAAGAGAATGGTTTCTGACCTTGAGAACAAGCAGAAAACTGTCCTGGGTGTGGCTTTACCCGAAGACA GTATGAAGAAAGAGCTTCAGACTCTGAGAGATGCAATCAAAACAATGGCTggacaaatacagaaaaaactaaaaa GCATTGAACCTAAAAAGGGAGAAAATGGTGATGGGACATATATATCCATAAGTACTAGGATTCAGCGGACACAG CACGGCGTTTTATCCAAGGAGTTTGTTGAGTTGATGGGCCACTGCAACACCATTCAGGCTCAATACAGGGATCGTAATGTGGAACGGATACAAAGGCAACTTAAAATAA CTGGGACCAATGTCACAGATGAAGAGCTTGACACTATGTTAGAAAGTGGACAAACTgatgtcttcactcaaaat ATCTTGAATGATGCCAAAGCTACAAAACAGGCTCTAAATGAGATTGAGTCCAGACATGATGAAATTCTTAAATTGGAGAAGAGCATACGGGACCTGCACGAAATGTTTCAGTACCTCGCAATGGAGGTGGAGGCACAG gGAGAAATGGTTGACAGGATTGAAACGAACATCAAACAATCTTCTAACTATGTGGAAAAAGCTAAAGAAAATACAGCGAAGGCAGTTACATATCAAGCTAAGGCACGCAAG AAGAAAATGTGGATTGCAGTGTGCTTAGCCATCTTGATTCTCATCCTAGTCATCTCGTTGTTTTCTGCTTTTGGTTAG
- the stx4 gene encoding syntaxin-4 isoform X2: MDILKKAQEIQEGLQSLKRMVSDLENKQKTVLGVALPEDSMKKELQTLRDAIKTMAGQIQKKLKSIEPKKGENGDGTYISISTRIQRTQHGVLSKEFVELMGHCNTIQAQYRDRNVERIQRQLKITGTNVTDEELDTMLESGQTDVFTQNILNDAKATKQALNEIESRHDEILKLEKSIRDLHEMFQYLAMEVEAQGEMVDRIETNIKQSSNYVEKAKENTAKAVTYQAKARKKKMWIAVCLAILILILVISLFSAFG, encoded by the exons ATGgatattttaaaaaag GCTCAAGAGATCCAAGAGGGCCTGCAGAGCCTGAAGAGAATGGTTTCTGACCTTGAGAACAAGCAGAAAACTGTCCTGGGTGTGGCTTTACCCGAAGACA GTATGAAGAAAGAGCTTCAGACTCTGAGAGATGCAATCAAAACAATGGCTggacaaatacagaaaaaactaaaaa GCATTGAACCTAAAAAGGGAGAAAATGGTGATGGGACATATATATCCATAAGTACTAGGATTCAGCGGACACAG CACGGCGTTTTATCCAAGGAGTTTGTTGAGTTGATGGGCCACTGCAACACCATTCAGGCTCAATACAGGGATCGTAATGTGGAACGGATACAAAGGCAACTTAAAATAA CTGGGACCAATGTCACAGATGAAGAGCTTGACACTATGTTAGAAAGTGGACAAACTgatgtcttcactcaaaat ATCTTGAATGATGCCAAAGCTACAAAACAGGCTCTAAATGAGATTGAGTCCAGACATGATGAAATTCTTAAATTGGAGAAGAGCATACGGGACCTGCACGAAATGTTTCAGTACCTCGCAATGGAGGTGGAGGCACAG gGAGAAATGGTTGACAGGATTGAAACGAACATCAAACAATCTTCTAACTATGTGGAAAAAGCTAAAGAAAATACAGCGAAGGCAGTTACATATCAAGCTAAGGCACGCAAG AAGAAAATGTGGATTGCAGTGTGCTTAGCCATCTTGATTCTCATCCTAGTCATCTCGTTGTTTTCTGCTTTTGGTTAG